Proteins co-encoded in one Tautonia rosea genomic window:
- a CDS encoding UTP--glucose-1-phosphate uridylyltransferase, with protein sequence MPADPAMVDLLNQIGQNHVLRFWDELDPEGRNRLIGQLQRLDLQRLALLIDRLVLNTSKDESLALDPEQVEPVDVRRVPQTDSERVIRRRAADRGEAALAAGEVAAVLVAGGQGTRLGFDAPKGTYPIGPVSGASLFQLHAEKLAALGKRFGKSIPLYIMTSPENHEATTSFFADHDQFGLDHVRFFVQGQLPAVDAATGKLLLAEKDSLALSPDGHGGTITALAARDHADQPSCLEEMRDRGIQTLFYFQVDNPLVQICDPAYLGLHLMAEADISFKVVEKQRPEEKVGVVVQVEGHAQVIEYSDLPTELAERREPDGGLQLWAGSIAIHCFDRAFLERLVSGGGQLPVHRALKKVPYLSETGERVEPEAPNAVKFETFIFDALPLADRWSIVETERAIEFEPLKNATGPDSPATVRQRLSDLFGDWLEQAGASVLRRGDGSVPFGIEISPLFALDPSELKQKIEPGLVVDRPIHLGP encoded by the coding sequence ATGCCCGCCGACCCAGCGATGGTCGACCTTCTGAACCAAATCGGTCAGAACCATGTGCTTCGATTCTGGGATGAGCTTGATCCCGAGGGTCGGAATCGTCTGATCGGCCAACTGCAGCGCCTTGACCTGCAGCGATTGGCCCTTTTGATTGATCGCCTGGTGCTGAACACCTCCAAGGATGAGTCCCTGGCGCTTGACCCGGAACAGGTCGAACCGGTCGATGTCCGACGGGTTCCTCAGACCGATTCCGAACGCGTGATTCGTCGGCGAGCTGCTGATCGAGGAGAAGCGGCGCTAGCGGCAGGTGAGGTCGCGGCCGTCCTGGTGGCCGGTGGTCAAGGAACGCGGCTCGGGTTCGACGCGCCGAAAGGAACCTATCCGATCGGTCCCGTCTCCGGAGCCAGCCTGTTTCAACTGCACGCCGAAAAGCTGGCTGCGTTGGGGAAACGCTTCGGGAAGTCGATTCCGCTGTACATCATGACCAGCCCCGAAAACCACGAGGCGACCACCTCCTTCTTTGCGGATCACGACCAGTTTGGACTCGACCACGTTCGCTTCTTCGTACAGGGGCAGTTGCCTGCGGTCGATGCGGCCACCGGCAAGCTCTTGTTGGCCGAAAAAGATTCGCTTGCGCTGAGTCCCGATGGCCACGGGGGAACGATCACTGCCCTCGCGGCTCGCGACCATGCCGATCAGCCGAGTTGTTTGGAGGAGATGCGTGATCGAGGCATCCAAACTCTCTTTTATTTCCAGGTCGATAACCCCCTCGTTCAGATTTGCGATCCGGCCTATCTTGGGCTTCACCTGATGGCCGAGGCAGACATCTCGTTCAAGGTCGTGGAGAAGCAACGTCCTGAGGAGAAGGTCGGCGTGGTCGTGCAGGTCGAGGGACATGCCCAGGTCATCGAGTACTCCGACTTGCCGACCGAACTGGCCGAACGTCGAGAGCCCGATGGCGGCCTCCAGCTCTGGGCCGGGAGCATCGCAATTCATTGTTTCGATCGTGCATTCCTTGAACGCCTTGTTTCCGGTGGAGGTCAACTCCCGGTTCACAGAGCCTTGAAAAAGGTGCCGTATCTTTCCGAAACCGGAGAGCGAGTCGAGCCCGAGGCGCCCAACGCGGTCAAGTTCGAAACCTTTATCTTCGATGCGCTTCCCTTGGCGGATCGCTGGTCGATTGTCGAAACTGAGCGCGCGATCGAGTTTGAGCCCTTGAAAAACGCCACCGGACCAGACTCTCCCGCGACCGTCCGACAGCGCCTTAGCGATCTCTTTGGTGATTGGTTGGAACAGGCTGGAGCAAGTGTTCTGCGAAGAGGGGACGGCTCGGTCCCGTTTGGGATCGAGATTAGCCCTTTGTTTGCACTCGATCCCAGTGAGCTGAAGCAAAAGATCGAACCGGGACTGGTCGTCGATCGACCGATTCACCTTGGCCCTTGA
- a CDS encoding mannose-1-phosphate guanylyltransferase, translated as MLHAVIMAGGSGTRFWPKSRRNCPKQLLRLYGEATMLQQTLERIQPIVPPDRIWIITGADQAAATRAQLPDLPADQVVGEPCPRDTAACVGLAASLVASRDPEATMIVMPADHVIEPAEAFHATVRAAASVVNDDPTAFVTFGIAPDRPETGYGYIERAEELGRPEGIPLYRVQRFREKPDRATAEQFLSTGRFVWNAGIFIWRARAVLDALNRHRPVLADSISRVAATLGTPAFQEVLGREYPEMEKIPIDKAVMEHAENVRVLEVPYRWNDVGDWRALTALVPPDNRGNTIQGPVHAVETSGCIIVSDEGRLIATLGVENLVIVQSSGATLVARKDQLDRLKALVEGLGAAGFGETL; from the coding sequence GTGCTCCACGCCGTGATCATGGCGGGTGGTAGTGGCACCCGATTCTGGCCCAAGAGCCGCCGCAATTGTCCCAAACAACTGCTCCGCCTCTACGGCGAAGCTACGATGCTCCAGCAAACCCTGGAGCGAATCCAACCGATCGTGCCGCCCGATCGCATCTGGATCATCACGGGAGCCGATCAGGCCGCGGCAACCCGCGCGCAACTCCCCGACCTGCCGGCCGATCAGGTCGTCGGCGAGCCTTGCCCGCGCGATACGGCAGCCTGTGTGGGCTTGGCCGCCTCCCTGGTGGCGAGCCGGGACCCGGAGGCCACCATGATCGTCATGCCGGCCGATCATGTGATCGAGCCGGCCGAGGCCTTCCACGCAACGGTTCGGGCGGCTGCCTCGGTCGTGAACGACGATCCGACCGCCTTTGTCACCTTCGGCATCGCACCGGATCGGCCTGAGACCGGATACGGCTACATCGAACGCGCCGAGGAACTCGGCCGCCCCGAGGGAATCCCGCTCTATCGGGTGCAGCGGTTCCGCGAAAAGCCGGATCGCGCTACGGCCGAACAATTTCTCAGCACCGGGCGATTCGTCTGGAATGCAGGGATTTTCATCTGGCGAGCCCGAGCCGTCCTCGACGCCCTGAATCGGCATCGTCCCGTTCTCGCCGATTCCATCAGCCGAGTGGCTGCGACTCTTGGGACTCCAGCGTTTCAAGAAGTGCTTGGCCGTGAATATCCTGAGATGGAAAAGATCCCGATCGACAAGGCGGTGATGGAACATGCGGAGAACGTCAGAGTCCTTGAGGTTCCGTATCGCTGGAACGATGTCGGCGACTGGCGAGCGCTGACCGCCTTGGTTCCCCCGGACAACCGAGGGAACACGATCCAGGGGCCGGTTCACGCGGTCGAGACGTCCGGTTGCATCATCGTTTCAGACGAGGGACGGCTCATTGCGACCCTCGGCGTTGAGAATCTCGTCATCGTGCAATCATCAGGGGCGACGCTTGTGGCCCGCAAGGATCAACTCGATCGCCTCAAGGCCCTGGTTGAAGGCCTTGGTGCGGCGGGATTTGGCGAGACCTTGTAA
- a CDS encoding sugar phosphate isomerase/epimerase family protein — protein MVDIHRRGFLGQAGVVAGAIGLGGSFSTRIASAAIDETANSPVESNRHRYPIGVSTYSFWQFRGERLGILECIDRAAAMGFDGVEILLVQMRDTSNPALQAIKSRAHSLGLALMGFSTHQGFVSPDAEFRRAEVEKTLGQIELAYRLGIPTMRINTGRWGTSGSFDELMANKGIEPTLPGHSEDEAFEWVIAAIESLLPKAAECGVVLGLENHWGLGRTAEGVLRIVEAIDSPWLQMTLDTGNFLERAYEQMEAMASSEVPLTLVQAKTYFGGGRWYSLDLDYARIASILRNSGYRGWISLEFEGNDDAEVGVPESLALLRKHFS, from the coding sequence ATGGTTGACATCCACCGGAGAGGATTTCTGGGGCAAGCCGGAGTTGTTGCGGGGGCAATCGGGCTGGGAGGATCCTTCTCCACCCGTATCGCCTCAGCAGCCATCGACGAGACGGCGAATTCCCCAGTTGAGTCGAATCGGCACCGCTATCCAATCGGCGTTTCGACCTATTCGTTCTGGCAATTTCGAGGCGAGCGTCTCGGCATCCTTGAGTGTATCGACCGGGCTGCGGCGATGGGATTCGACGGTGTCGAGATCCTGCTGGTGCAGATGCGGGACACATCGAACCCTGCCTTACAGGCGATCAAGAGCCGCGCCCATTCGCTCGGCCTGGCGTTGATGGGCTTCTCCACGCACCAGGGATTCGTCAGCCCCGACGCCGAATTCCGCCGTGCCGAGGTCGAGAAAACACTCGGTCAGATCGAACTCGCCTATCGCCTGGGCATTCCAACCATGCGGATTAACACCGGCCGCTGGGGAACCAGCGGCAGTTTCGATGAACTGATGGCCAACAAGGGGATCGAGCCGACCTTGCCGGGTCACTCCGAGGACGAGGCCTTTGAGTGGGTCATCGCCGCCATTGAATCTCTCCTGCCGAAGGCCGCCGAGTGCGGCGTGGTGCTTGGCCTGGAAAACCACTGGGGCCTCGGCCGGACAGCCGAGGGCGTTCTTCGGATCGTCGAGGCGATTGACTCTCCCTGGCTTCAGATGACGCTCGACACCGGCAACTTCCTGGAACGTGCTTACGAGCAGATGGAAGCGATGGCGTCGAGCGAGGTCCCGCTCACCCTCGTGCAGGCGAAAACCTACTTCGGTGGAGGTCGATGGTACTCGCTCGACCTCGACTATGCCCGAATCGCTTCCATCCTTCGCAACTCTGGCTACCGAGGGTGGATCTCCCTCGAATTCGAAGGAAACGACGATGCCGAGGTCGGCGTTCCCGAGAGCCTCGCTCTGCTGAGAAAACACTTCTCCTGA